One stretch of Candidatus Bathyarchaeia archaeon DNA includes these proteins:
- a CDS encoding DNA-directed RNA polymerase subunit B, translated as MTELTKEDTHLLLKTFFNEKGLVRQHLDSYNEFIDHGLQEVVDEVNQIPIEIPENPYSVKLGQIWVIDPQSRITGPYATEVDGTKHEIYPMEARLRNLAYAAPIALEMTPIIDGREQDTELVYIGNIPVMLKSKLCFLSQLSKEELISAGEDPDDPGGYFVVNGSERVIVAMEDLAPNRVIIDLDEKGTSPVYQAKIFSTTVGFRARIELKLKADDAIYVSMPGVPTEIPFIVIMRALNLEKDKDIAEAVSLDKDIQKELAASFEKAIGVDTPQDAILFIGNRVAHGQVEEYRLQKAETALDKNFLPHLGRTEKQRKDKAIFLGEMASRVIQLKMGRRQQDDKDHFKNKRLRLAGPLLADLFRVAFRNLTRDIKYQLERIGVKGPIITVSAAVRPGIITERFQHALATGNWGRGRVGITQLLDRTNYISTLSHLRRLQSPLSRSQPNFEARDLHPTHWGRLCPNETPEGSNCGLVKNLALSSSISVGVNPDKIRQLLFEMGTVPSQEVNEAMKINGAKVFVDGNIIGFCSNPEDMVSSFREKRRTGEISTEVNITHFTKAQTESEEVHINCDEGRVRRPLIIVENGVPKLQAKHLERIALGEWAWEDLVKNGLVEYLDASEEENAYVAISLDKVGPEHSHAEIATFTILGICASTIPYPEHNQSPRNSYQAAMAKQALGIYGTNFQNRVDSRSHVLHYPQAPLVETELMEVMGYKQRPTGQNCVVAVLSFEGYNMEDAIIFNKASIERGLARSTFFRIYEAECRQYLGGLKDKFTVPEPGTRGYRGEQYYRLLEPDGIISLESAVTGGDVLIGRISPPRFLEEYKEFEVKGPSMRDTSADMRPSENGVVDAIFITESGEGSKLVKVRVRDQRIPELGDKFASRHGQKGVIGLIVPQEDLPFSDEGTVPDLIINPHAIPSRMTIGQFIESLSGKCAAARGKPVDGTPFTNEGPTEIRNSLVKLGFSHTGSEVFYNGTTGEKFVADVFIGVVYYQKLHHMVADKIHARARGQVQMLTRQPTEGRARGGGLRFGEMERDCLIGHGAAMLLRDRLLEESDKYTLYICENCGQIAYYDMKQRKYICKICDEKAKVAPVIVSYAFKLLLQELQSLCITPKLKLKERA; from the coding sequence TTGACTGAACTTACAAAAGAAGACACCCATCTGTTATTGAAGACCTTCTTTAACGAAAAAGGCCTTGTCCGCCAGCATCTCGACAGCTACAACGAATTCATTGACCATGGCCTGCAAGAAGTCGTCGACGAAGTCAACCAAATCCCCATCGAAATCCCCGAAAACCCCTACAGCGTCAAACTTGGCCAAATCTGGGTCATCGACCCCCAAAGCCGCATCACTGGACCCTACGCAACCGAAGTTGACGGCACCAAACACGAAATCTACCCCATGGAAGCCCGCCTCCGCAACCTTGCATACGCAGCCCCCATCGCGCTGGAAATGACCCCCATAATTGACGGGAGAGAGCAAGACACCGAATTAGTCTACATCGGCAATATTCCAGTTATGCTTAAAAGCAAACTTTGCTTCCTCAGCCAACTCAGCAAAGAAGAACTCATCTCAGCAGGAGAAGACCCAGACGACCCAGGCGGCTACTTCGTCGTAAACGGCTCTGAACGCGTCATCGTCGCCATGGAAGACCTGGCACCAAACCGCGTCATTATTGACCTTGACGAGAAAGGCACAAGCCCTGTTTACCAAGCAAAAATCTTCAGCACCACAGTAGGCTTCCGCGCCCGCATCGAACTTAAACTCAAAGCTGACGACGCCATATACGTCTCCATGCCTGGAGTTCCAACTGAAATTCCCTTCATAGTTATCATGCGTGCCCTCAACTTAGAAAAAGACAAGGACATCGCTGAGGCAGTTTCACTAGACAAGGACATCCAAAAAGAACTGGCTGCCTCCTTCGAGAAAGCCATCGGCGTCGACACACCCCAAGACGCCATCCTGTTCATCGGCAACCGCGTCGCCCACGGACAAGTTGAAGAGTACCGCCTCCAAAAAGCCGAAACCGCCCTGGACAAAAACTTCCTCCCCCACCTAGGCAGAACAGAAAAACAACGCAAAGACAAAGCCATATTTCTGGGCGAAATGGCAAGCCGTGTAATACAACTCAAAATGGGCAGACGCCAACAAGACGATAAAGACCACTTCAAAAACAAACGTCTACGCCTCGCAGGACCCTTGCTGGCTGACCTCTTCCGTGTTGCATTCAGAAACCTAACACGCGACATAAAATACCAGCTTGAACGCATAGGCGTCAAAGGGCCCATAATCACCGTCTCCGCCGCAGTGCGTCCAGGCATCATCACTGAACGTTTCCAGCATGCATTAGCCACAGGAAACTGGGGACGAGGACGCGTTGGCATAACCCAGCTGTTAGACCGAACAAATTACATTTCCACGTTAAGCCACCTGCGCAGGTTACAGTCCCCGCTTAGCCGTAGCCAACCAAACTTTGAAGCCCGAGACTTGCACCCCACCCACTGGGGACGTTTATGCCCCAACGAAACACCTGAGGGCTCCAATTGTGGGCTCGTCAAGAACCTTGCGTTGTCCTCTTCCATTTCGGTGGGTGTGAACCCTGACAAAATCAGGCAACTTCTTTTCGAGATGGGCACAGTTCCTTCACAAGAAGTTAACGAAGCTATGAAAATTAACGGCGCCAAAGTTTTCGTCGATGGCAACATCATAGGTTTTTGCAGTAACCCCGAAGATATGGTTAGCAGTTTTCGCGAAAAAAGGCGCACAGGCGAAATCTCCACCGAGGTCAACATAACCCACTTCACTAAAGCGCAAACTGAATCTGAAGAAGTCCACATAAACTGTGACGAGGGCCGCGTTAGACGACCCCTGATAATTGTGGAAAACGGGGTTCCTAAACTGCAGGCTAAACATTTGGAGCGCATAGCTTTAGGTGAATGGGCTTGGGAAGACTTAGTTAAAAACGGGTTAGTTGAGTATTTGGATGCTTCAGAGGAAGAAAACGCCTACGTTGCTATATCCCTTGACAAAGTTGGTCCAGAACATTCACATGCTGAAATTGCAACCTTCACTATTCTGGGGATCTGTGCTTCTACTATTCCCTACCCTGAACATAATCAGTCACCCCGTAACTCTTACCAAGCAGCCATGGCTAAACAAGCTCTAGGTATCTACGGAACTAACTTCCAAAACCGCGTTGACTCCCGCTCACACGTACTCCACTACCCACAAGCACCGCTGGTGGAAACTGAACTGATGGAAGTTATGGGCTACAAGCAGCGACCCACAGGTCAAAACTGTGTTGTTGCTGTGCTCAGCTTCGAAGGCTACAACATGGAAGACGCCATCATATTCAACAAAGCTTCCATCGAACGTGGTTTAGCCCGCTCAACCTTCTTCCGCATCTACGAGGCAGAATGCCGCCAATACCTCGGTGGACTAAAAGACAAATTTACAGTCCCTGAACCTGGCACACGTGGATACCGCGGCGAACAATACTACCGACTGCTGGAGCCCGACGGCATCATAAGCCTCGAATCAGCTGTCACTGGCGGCGATGTGCTCATCGGAAGAATCAGCCCACCAAGATTCCTTGAAGAATACAAAGAATTCGAAGTTAAAGGTCCCAGCATGCGCGACACCTCAGCCGACATGCGTCCATCCGAAAACGGTGTGGTTGACGCTATCTTTATCACCGAATCGGGCGAAGGCAGCAAACTCGTCAAAGTCCGAGTCCGTGACCAACGCATCCCCGAGTTGGGCGACAAATTTGCCTCTCGTCACGGACAGAAAGGCGTCATCGGCTTAATTGTCCCACAGGAAGACCTGCCCTTCTCTGACGAAGGAACCGTCCCCGACCTTATCATCAACCCACACGCTATCCCCTCCAGAATGACCATCGGGCAGTTTATTGAATCCCTTTCAGGTAAATGTGCTGCCGCCAGAGGCAAACCTGTGGACGGAACACCATTCACCAATGAAGGTCCTACAGAAATCCGAAACAGCCTTGTCAAGCTGGGTTTCAGCCACACAGGCAGCGAAGTCTTCTACAATGGAACCACTGGCGAAAAATTTGTTGCCGACGTGTTCATTGGTGTTGTCTACTACCAGAAACTGCACCACATGGTTGCTGACAAGATTCACGCTCGAGCCCGTGGGCAAGTGCAGATGCTCACAAGGCAGCCCACTGAAGGTCGTGCTCGCGGTGGTGGTCTTCGTTTCGGAGAAATGGAACGAGACTGCCTTATTGGACACGGTGCTGCTATGCTGCTTAGGGACAGGCTGTTAGAAGAATCCGACAAGTACACCTTATATATCTGTGAGAACTGCGGTCAAATTGCTTACTACGACATGAAACAACGCAAATACATCTGCAAGATATGCGATGAGAAAGCTAAAGTAGCACCAGTTATTGTGTCATACGCGTTCAAGTTACTGCTGCAAGAGCTTCAAAGCTTATGCATAACCCCCAAACTAAAACTAAAGGAAAGGGCATAA
- a CDS encoding DNA-directed RNA polymerase subunit A' — MASEELIHKVVDEISFGLISPKDLRKQSVVEIQTPDTYDEDGAPITAGLMDGRLGTLEPRQRCKTCGNTAIRCPGHFGHIELAVPIVHIEFTKIIFDLLRATCRTCGRILLSDEAAKKTRARIERYMDLLGLIPDEIYKEIIQEIKTKQCPHCASGQFKITFEKPTKFIEQTEAGSEPLTPSMIRERLERVSDEDLEILGFNPKVARPEWMVLQVLPVPPVYVRPSITLESGIRSEDDLTHKLVDIIRINQRLKENMEAGAPTLIIQDLSELLQYHVTTYFNNEASGIPPARHRSGRALKTLSQRLKGKEGRFRSNLSGKRVDFSARTVISPDPNLDINEVGVPRDVAMRLSVPEKVTAWNIEELKKLVINGPENYPGALYIIRPDGKRIRLEFVVDRTKIAEAIELGFVIERHLKNGDIAIFNRQPSLHRMSIMAHYVRVLPYKTFRMHLCVCPPYNADFDGDEMNLHVPQSEEARTEALLLMQVQDQILSPRFGGPIIGAIRDFITSAYYFTRRSNFLTREEVSRILTATGYLGPLPEPAKTDPQPMWSGKQIFSLFLPKTLNYVLKANICQGCVKCKEEECEHDAYVVVKNGELVSGIIDRRSIGSEQSESLLHRIIKDYGTQAGREFLNKITRMLKLFISMRGFSYTYDQLVLSPKARNRIAKTMDRIERKIEEHIANYKSGNLPRLPGQTLEESFEIYVMHELSTARDEAGKIADEDFTLENAGIVMTRTGARGSSLNIGQMAACVGQQSVRGKRILRGYARRALPHFEPDDPKPSARGFVYNSYQTGLTAIEFFFHAMGGREGLVDTAVRTQQSGYMQRRLINALEHIRLEYDGTVRDSAGDIIQFKYGEDGVDPAKSDHGKAVNVSRLMDAINISEEKGAPATADYIKKQLKEVEGQLTPILVDQLKQHLSKGKFTKKGVDKAITTTAERYKRALMEPGEAVGIVAAQSIGEPGTQMTLRTFHYAGVKEQNVTLGLPRLIEIVDARRIPSTPIMTIYLTGEYRKSKEGAVEIARHIIYTSLENLASEIYEDPINEEIVVELNKTMMEDRAITIEELEERVEIQNATTKAKGDDVLTVKPKKVETIKKVLEKVTNFHVKGVADIRRVLVTQEENGEWVIRTDGSNLSKVLEIPGVDTSRTTTNNVHEIAKTLGIEAARNALINEAKGVLEEQGLDVDVRHVMLVADMMTSNGEVQQIGRHGISGKKSSVLARAAFEITVPNIVEAAVKGDSDPLAGVTENVIVGQSIPIGTGLVELYMSTFEKQKNSGGKTET, encoded by the coding sequence ATGGCAAGCGAGGAACTAATCCATAAAGTAGTTGACGAAATTAGCTTTGGCTTAATTTCGCCCAAAGACCTGCGTAAACAGTCGGTTGTCGAAATCCAAACCCCCGACACCTACGACGAAGACGGCGCTCCCATCACCGCTGGACTCATGGACGGAAGACTTGGCACCCTTGAACCCCGCCAACGCTGCAAGACCTGCGGCAACACCGCCATACGCTGCCCCGGCCACTTTGGTCACATAGAACTTGCCGTGCCCATCGTACACATTGAATTCACCAAAATCATCTTTGACCTTCTCCGGGCAACCTGCCGCACATGCGGACGCATACTGCTTTCTGATGAAGCGGCAAAGAAAACTCGCGCAAGAATCGAACGTTACATGGACCTCTTGGGACTTATTCCTGACGAGATTTACAAAGAAATCATCCAAGAAATCAAGACCAAACAATGCCCCCACTGCGCTTCAGGGCAATTCAAGATAACTTTTGAGAAACCCACAAAGTTCATTGAGCAGACTGAAGCTGGCTCTGAACCTTTGACGCCAAGCATGATTCGTGAACGTCTCGAACGCGTAAGCGATGAAGACTTGGAGATTTTAGGTTTTAACCCAAAAGTTGCCCGACCGGAATGGATGGTTCTGCAGGTTTTACCTGTTCCGCCAGTGTATGTGCGTCCTTCTATCACGTTAGAGTCTGGTATCCGCTCTGAGGATGACTTAACTCACAAACTTGTCGACATCATCCGCATTAACCAGCGTTTGAAGGAAAACATGGAAGCAGGTGCACCCACGCTTATCATTCAAGACTTAAGTGAACTGCTCCAGTACCACGTAACGACTTACTTTAACAATGAAGCTTCAGGCATTCCTCCTGCCCGCCACCGTTCAGGAAGAGCGCTCAAAACCCTTTCACAGCGGCTTAAAGGCAAAGAAGGTCGGTTCCGAAGTAACCTTTCTGGTAAACGTGTAGACTTCTCAGCCCGCACCGTTATCTCTCCTGACCCGAACTTGGACATAAACGAAGTAGGTGTTCCTCGAGATGTAGCCATGCGGCTTTCCGTTCCGGAGAAAGTTACTGCTTGGAACATCGAAGAGCTAAAGAAGCTGGTTATTAACGGACCTGAAAACTATCCAGGTGCGCTCTACATTATTCGCCCTGACGGTAAACGAATAAGGTTGGAGTTCGTTGTTGACCGAACCAAAATTGCAGAAGCCATAGAACTGGGCTTTGTCATTGAACGTCACCTCAAAAATGGCGACATTGCAATCTTTAATCGGCAGCCTTCACTTCACCGCATGTCAATTATGGCGCATTATGTGCGTGTTTTGCCGTACAAGACTTTCCGTATGCACCTTTGTGTTTGCCCACCTTACAACGCTGACTTTGACGGCGACGAAATGAACCTTCACGTTCCCCAAAGTGAAGAAGCCCGCACTGAAGCTTTGTTGCTGATGCAGGTGCAAGACCAGATTCTTTCACCCCGCTTTGGTGGACCCATCATTGGTGCCATCAGGGACTTCATCACCAGCGCCTACTACTTCACCCGTAGAAGTAACTTCCTTACCCGCGAAGAAGTCAGCCGAATTCTCACCGCCACAGGTTATCTTGGTCCTCTTCCTGAACCCGCAAAAACTGACCCTCAGCCAATGTGGTCAGGCAAACAAATCTTTAGCTTGTTCCTACCAAAAACGTTGAACTACGTTTTGAAGGCAAACATCTGCCAAGGTTGCGTTAAGTGCAAAGAAGAAGAATGTGAACATGATGCATACGTGGTGGTTAAAAACGGCGAGCTCGTGTCGGGTATTATTGACCGCCGCAGCATTGGCTCTGAGCAGTCCGAAAGTTTGCTTCACAGGATAATCAAAGATTACGGTACGCAAGCGGGACGAGAATTCCTCAACAAGATAACTCGTATGCTCAAACTCTTCATATCAATGCGTGGCTTCAGCTACACTTACGACCAATTGGTTCTTTCGCCTAAAGCTAGGAACAGAATCGCAAAGACCATGGACCGCATTGAACGCAAAATAGAAGAACACATCGCCAACTACAAGAGCGGCAACCTTCCACGTTTGCCCGGTCAGACGCTGGAGGAATCCTTTGAAATCTACGTCATGCATGAACTTTCTACAGCTCGAGACGAAGCAGGTAAAATCGCTGACGAAGACTTCACGCTGGAAAACGCTGGCATCGTCATGACTCGAACTGGAGCAAGAGGCAGCAGCCTTAACATCGGTCAGATGGCGGCTTGCGTTGGGCAACAATCAGTCCGTGGCAAACGTATCTTGAGAGGCTACGCTAGACGTGCACTACCGCACTTTGAGCCAGATGACCCCAAGCCGAGTGCACGAGGTTTCGTGTATAACTCTTACCAGACAGGTTTGACTGCCATCGAGTTCTTCTTCCATGCCATGGGCGGCAGAGAAGGATTGGTTGACACTGCCGTGCGAACACAGCAGAGCGGTTACATGCAGCGTAGGCTCATCAACGCTCTTGAACATATACGCCTTGAATATGACGGCACCGTGCGCGACTCTGCAGGCGATATTATTCAGTTCAAGTACGGCGAAGATGGTGTTGACCCCGCTAAAAGTGACCACGGCAAAGCTGTAAACGTCAGCCGTCTTATGGACGCCATCAACATAAGCGAAGAGAAAGGTGCGCCAGCCACTGCCGATTACATCAAAAAGCAGCTGAAAGAAGTGGAAGGGCAACTGACTCCCATTCTGGTGGATCAGCTTAAACAGCATTTGTCTAAAGGTAAATTCACCAAGAAAGGTGTTGACAAAGCAATCACCACAACCGCTGAGCGCTACAAACGGGCTTTGATGGAGCCAGGCGAAGCGGTAGGCATCGTTGCAGCGCAGTCAATTGGTGAACCTGGCACGCAGATGACTCTCAGAACTTTCCACTATGCAGGTGTCAAAGAGCAAAACGTCACTTTGGGTCTGCCACGTCTTATCGAAATTGTGGACGCTCGAAGAATCCCCTCAACCCCCATTATGACCATTTACCTTACAGGTGAATACCGCAAGAGCAAAGAGGGTGCGGTTGAGATTGCGCGTCACATCATTTACACGTCGCTTGAGAATTTAGCGTCAGAGATTTACGAGGACCCCATCAACGAGGAAATCGTGGTTGAGCTTAACAAGACCATGATGGAGGACCGCGCCATAACCATTGAGGAACTTGAAGAACGCGTGGAAATACAGAACGCCACAACTAAAGCTAAAGGCGATGACGTGCTCACGGTAAAACCCAAGAAAGTGGAAACAATCAAGAAGGTGCTGGAGAAAGTCACCAACTTCCACGTTAAGGGTGTTGCTGACATTCGACGTGTTCTGGTTACTCAGGAAGAGAACGGCGAATGGGTTATCCGCACTGACGGCTCTAACCTTTCAAAGGTTCTAGAGATTCCTGGTGTTGACACCTCCCGTACGACAACCAATAACGTCCATGAGATTGCCAAAACCTTAGGCATTGAAGCAGCGAGAAATGCATTGATAAACGAAGCAAAGGGCGTGTTGGAAGAACAAGGTTTAGACGTAGATGTCCGCCACGTTATGCTTGTGGCCGATATGATGACTTCTAACGGTGAGGTACAGCAGATTGGTAGACACGGCATCAGCGGCAAGAAATCCAGTGTCTTGGCGCGGGCAGCGTTTGAAATTACGGTTCCCAACATTGTTGAAGCAGCTGTGAAAGGTGACAGTGACCCGCTGGCAGGTGTGACCGAAAACGTTATAGTTGGTCAATCTATTCCGATTGGCACTGGCCTAGTAGAGCTATACATGTCAACCTTTGAAAAGCAAAAGAATTCAGGAGGAAAAACAGAAACATGA
- a CDS encoding 50S ribosomal protein L30e, whose translation MIDIDKALASAVKTGKVSFGANSALLNAKTGKAKMIVLASNCPQNIKDEIEYYGKLSKVPVMTYKGASMDLAIVCGKLFIISALSIREPGDSEILKSVEMEYYENPDIVGGTE comes from the coding sequence ATGATAGACATAGACAAAGCATTAGCATCAGCCGTGAAAACTGGCAAAGTTTCTTTCGGCGCCAACTCGGCATTGCTGAACGCAAAGACAGGCAAAGCTAAGATGATTGTTTTGGCTTCTAACTGTCCACAAAACATAAAAGACGAGATAGAATATTATGGTAAACTCTCAAAAGTCCCCGTTATGACCTATAAGGGTGCTTCCATGGATTTAGCCATTGTCTGCGGAAAACTCTTCATCATCTCGGCGCTCAGCATCAGAGAACCCGGGGACAGCGAGATTCTGAAATCCGTAGAAATGGAATACTACGAAAACCCTGACATTGTTGGAGGAACCGAATGA
- a CDS encoding NusA-like transcription termination signal-binding factor, translating into MTTGIKITCDEMRYIALFESISGASVKDCIIDEAESRAIFIVNPGQVGVAIGKGGRNIHTLEKMTGKKHEIIEYSEDPVQFIKNALKPAQVREVRITEKTDGKKMAVVTINPKDKGIAIGKNGKNAERLRFLAKRYFDIQNVSIT; encoded by the coding sequence ATGACAACCGGCATTAAAATCACATGCGACGAAATGCGTTACATCGCTTTGTTTGAAAGCATAAGCGGCGCCAGCGTCAAAGACTGCATCATCGACGAAGCTGAATCACGTGCAATCTTTATCGTGAACCCTGGTCAAGTTGGTGTTGCCATCGGCAAGGGCGGACGAAACATCCACACCCTTGAAAAAATGACGGGCAAAAAGCATGAAATCATTGAGTACTCTGAGGACCCCGTGCAGTTCATAAAGAACGCCCTTAAACCTGCACAGGTTCGAGAAGTGCGCATCACCGAAAAAACCGACGGCAAAAAAATGGCGGTCGTCACGATTAACCCAAAAGACAAGGGCATCGCGATAGGCAAAAACGGCAAAAACGCCGAGCGTCTGCGCTTTTTAGCAAAACGGTACTTTGACATTCAGAACGTCAGCATCACTTAG